The window TCTTGTAAAGAAGGGCCTTCatgttttccatttattttgaaatcatTATCTTTGTATCAGGGGGATTGTGCTTGGTCTTACATTGTTATTGGATTGTCAGTTCTATGGGTCATGGGTGATTGTTCCTCTTAACTTTCTAAagttcaatttcttctcatcTGGTGGAGACTATTATGGAACGCATGCATGGCACTGGTATTTGACACAAGGTTTCACTGTTATGCTCTTTACATACATACCGTTTACTATTGCGGGCATTGTTAAGTCCAAAGAGTGGAAGCTTCCTGGATTGGTCCTATGGGTTCTGGGAATTTATAGCCTCCTTGGCCACAAAGAGTTCAGGTACATTTGTTTTAATGGCATTTTGCGATATGGCGTCTAGTGCTTCCTTCGCCATTAATGCCTCTAATTATCATCAGACTCCAACTATCAGGTTTGTTCTTCCTGTGCTTCCAGTAGCATTGATGTTCTCGGGTTATTCACTAGCCAAGCTAGGACGAGCAGAGATATCAAAAGGAGATTCAAATCCCCATATTAGGCGTGCCCCGAAGCTGGAACTGGCAGTCCTTTTCCTGCTCATAACTAACGTCCCAATGGCGTTATATATGAGCATGATCCATCAGGTACGTCGATGTTTCTGTCACTGAGGATGGTTTTGCTTTTACCTGCTAACCTCTGCAGTCTGCAGAGAGGAACCGAGGATGTCATGAACTATCTCGCGGAGGAGGCCATGAAAAATAATGTCGAAGGCATACTTTTTCTAATGCCTTGCCATGCTACACCATACTACTCCACTCTGCATCGCAACCTTCCAATGCGTTTCTTGGACTGTACGCCAAGGTGAGAACGTGAAATTCGAAAGTTTGAAATCTATTACTCACATTCAACTCTCTTTATTTACTCGACATTGCTCTGAACAGTGATGAGAAAGGAATCTTGGACGAATCTGAACAATTTTTAGGGGACCCCGCTGGTTTGGCTACAAAGTTGGCCCAAACTTGGAACCGGCCGAGCCACATTGTTGTATTTGATGCAGAAGAGAAGCCATTGAAGGAGTTTCTAGCGTCACATAATTTCAAGGAGGTCTGACATTTCAATGAGTTCTATTTTCTCATCTTTCTTAGATATGTCTGACTCGTAGATTTGAAAGGTATGAGGTTGACAGACTGAACTCATAAACTTGCAGATTCGAAGATTCTTTCATTCTCATTTTAAGGTGGATAGGGAGTTGCAAGCTTCTGTCGTTTTGTATGGTTTTCTTGGCCATTGAATAGGCGATGGTGGCTGAACAAGTCAAGAATTAGTGGTAAATTTTTCGAAGTAGCAGTGTCGTGGCCCCTTTTTGGGTGATTGATTCGACAATTTCGTCATCTTTGAGTAGCTGAATCtaaatattctttcttttttttccctacAAATCGATTGTAATTATGAATAATGTTAATGGTtcgtgttaaaatgacaacccctcttaaagtgacatcgtgacaccacttatacagcaatattataaacgctacacaacaatattcaaTACGCTTGTTGtctagcgtgttggatattgctgtccaagaaaaattgttgtatagtgtataaaatattgttgaccgtcttttttaactttttttcttttttttgccacatggcagcttattattcgtccacgtgtacaaatgactgactagaaatggtggtaaggtgttattttaagaggtggtaGCACTCTAACATGCCCCtaatattaatactccctccatcccctattaagagtcacacttttccatttcggtccgtcactcattaagagtcacacttcatttttaccataaatagtaagtaggtctcacattccactaactcaattcactcacattttattataaaactaaaataaaaaaataggtctcacattccactaactttttcaaccaacttttctttacatttcttaaaatccgtgtccggtcaaagtgtgactcctaatcgggaacggagagagtagttaTAAAAGAGCCATATACATAGATTGTCAGTCTAGGCCCAAAAATCTATATCTATGGAAAGAGTTTACAACTGCCTCTATTCCATAACAGTagagttttctttttttctattttgggcgttacataatattatagacatttcttttttgagtaaaaattaacacattttCTCATACTTAGTTTTacctttttcttactttattctttttaattttgtctcatctcctactttattattatttttatttaatagattatacactattttcttaatataaaaatatattatattcattatttagGGCCAATAATATGACATGCTACTTCTTTCTCGCCTCAAAATAGGAgtctatttttgtaaaaaaaaatcgtcctacaataaagtcatttttagttttaaggTACCATTAGGGAGCAATTTTCATGCTCTAATTTGAGATTTGGAGTAATATTGGAGATAGTCAAAGAACATCT is drawn from Salvia hispanica cultivar TCC Black 2014 chromosome 6, UniMelb_Shisp_WGS_1.0, whole genome shotgun sequence and contains these coding sequences:
- the LOC125192510 gene encoding mannosyltransferase APTG1-like, which produces MKRRKNLETHSSVEEEEEDEDDDDDTKKFSSRNPDSQRSLPKIFIFCLIARIINSLLVQTYFNPDEHWQALEIAHRISFGYGHLTWEWEKGIRSYLHPLIFAALYKVLAFLHLDSLWFMIRSPRLLQSIFASFGDLYVYKFSRVLFGGSVAEWALFAQLSNWFLFYCMPRTFSNSLETVLTIVSLYCWPCLRGTTATALPSGSRKYALAIAAVACAVRPTSAITWIYVGCLELFLTRSKLKFLLLEVVPIGGIVLGLTLLLDCQFYGSWVIVPLNFLKFNFFSSGGDYYGTHAWHWYLTQGFTVMLFTYIPFTIAGIVKSKEWKLPGLVLWVLGIYSLLGHKEFRFVLPVLPVALMFSGYSLAKLGRAEISKGDSNPHIRRAPKLELAVLFLLITNVPMALYMSMIHQRGTEDVMNYLAEEAMKNNVEGILFLMPCHATPYYSTLHRNLPMRFLDCTPSDEKGILDESEQFLGDPAGLATKLAQTWNRPSHIVVFDAEEKPLKEFLASHNFKEIRRFFHSHFKVDRELQASVVLYGFLGH